From a region of the Castanea sativa cultivar Marrone di Chiusa Pesio chromosome 10, ASM4071231v1 genome:
- the LOC142613761 gene encoding heavy metal-associated isoprenylated plant protein 24 gives MGVEGTLEYLSTLLSSAKKRKKKKQIQTVALKVRMDCEGCERKVKNVLSGVKGAKSVDVDRKQQKVTVTGYVEPKKVLKAAQSTKKKVEMWPYVPYTLVAHPYVAQAYDKKAPPNMVRSIPNTVTINETTVDDRYTTMFSDENPNACSIM, from the exons atgggagtaGAAGGCACTTTGGAATACTTATCCACTTTATTAAGCAGTGCTAAAAAAcgcaagaagaagaagcaaattcAAACTGTAGCGCTCAAAGTCAGGATGGACTGTGAAGGGTGTGAGCGTAAGGTCAAGAATGTTCTCTCCGGAGTAAAGG GGGCTAAATCTGTGGACGTGGACAGGAAACAGCAGAAGGTGACTGTTACAGGCTATGTTGAGCCAAAGAAGGTGTTGAAGGCAGCTCAATCAACCAAGAAAAAGGTGGAGATGTGGCCTTATGTTCCATACACACTGGTGGCTCATCCTTACGTTGCTCAGGCTTATGACAAGAAGGCACCTCCTAATATGGTCAGGAGCATTCCCAATACTGTCACAATTAATGAGACCACCGTGGATGACCGCTACACCACCATGTTCAGCGATGAAAACCCAAATGCCTGCTCCATCATGtag
- the LOC142612405 gene encoding uncharacterized protein LOC142612405, with the protein MNKALQQISKPPFVRRINKAKLPQQFSQLTFTVYNRRTDPVEHVSHFTQKMAVHSSNKALMCKVFPSSLWPIAMRWFDALEEESIMSFEELTRAFGTKFITCSRVSKLVDSLLSMTMREGETLKTYSDKYWETWPNKKGGDPSRRNQSLYCNYHQDKGYTTKDCSTLRDHLNQLVKAGKLGQFLYQPTSQYGHSRVRFQKDGAPRPTLGTINVIFARPRGDVGACSGVMSVVKGSNLEDRNRAPKKAKMMTTPTLGFLEEDKMGTLQLHDDALVVTIRINGYDVKRVSVDQGSKTEIMYLDLYKGLNLKPEHLESYDSLRF; encoded by the exons ATGAACAAGGCACTTCAACAAATTTCTAAGCCACCCTTTGTTAGGAGAATTAACAAGGCAAAGCTTCCTCAGCAATTTTCACAGCTAACTTTCACCGTTTACAATAGGAGGACTGaccctgtggagcatgtgagccacttcACTCAAAAGATGGCAGTTCATTCTAGTAATAAAGCCCTTATGTGCAAGGTTTTCCCTTCCAGCCTCTGGCCAATAGCCATGCGATGGTTTGATGCCTTGGAAGAGGAGTCAATAATGTCCTTTGAAGAGCTGACAAGAGCTTTTGGCACTAAATTCATAACATGTAGTAGAGTCTCCAAACTAGTAGATTCTTTATTGTCCATGACGATGAGGGAGGGAGAGACTCTCAAGACTTACTCGGACAAATATTGGGAAAC GTGGCCTAATAAGAAGGGTGGGGACCCATCTAGGAGGAACCAAAGCCTTTATTGCAATTATCATCAGGACAAAGGGTACACAACAAAGGATTGCAGCACTCTACGAGATCACCTAAATCAGTTGGTGAAGGCAGGGAAACTCGGTCAGTTCTTGTATCAGCCTACGAGCCAATATGGGCACTCAAGAGTTAGGTTTCAGAAGGATGGAGCTCCTCGGCCTACATTGGGCACTATTAACGTGATCTTTGCCAGGCCAAGAGGTGATGTTGGTGCCTGTTCGGGGGTTATGTCTGTGGTTAAGGGCTCTAATTTAGAGGACAGGAATAGGGCTCCTAAAAAAGCTAAGATGATGACTACCCCTACCTTAGGTTTTTTAGAAGAGGATAAAATGGGAACACTCCAGCTGCATGATGATGCTTTAGTAGTCACTATAAGGATCAATGGATATGATGTAAAAAGAGTGTCGGTTGACCAGGGGAGCAAGACAGAGATCATGTACCTTGATTTGTATAAAGGGTTGAATCTAAAACCCGAGCACTTAGAAAGCTATGACTCACTAAGGTTTTGA